CCCCGCCGACATCTCGATGGCCGGGGCCAACAGCGACCAGAAACTGGCCGCGATCATGACGCCGGCGGCGAAGCCCAACATGCCGTCGAGGACGCGCCGGTTCACGGTCCTCGCGGTGAATACGGCCGCCGCGCCGAGCGCGGTCGCCGCCCACGTGAAGCACGTCGCGACCAGCGCCTGGAGGACGGGATGCAGCTCCCGGGCGAAGTCCATATATATTCCCGCCTACCCCCCCGCCCCCCGCCGGGGCCGGAGAGGCCCAGGCGCCGCCCGGGCCTCCCCTTCAACGTTGCGTCCCTACTTCAGGAACTTGGACACGAACGGCGAGCTATCGCCTCTCCGCATGAAGTGCCCGGAAGGACCTTCTCCCAGGAACTCGGAGAACCAGGATTCGTGCTCGATCTCTTCGTTGAGGATGGCGAGGGACAGGTCGTACGTGCGGTGGTCCTTGCCCGCCGTCAGGTTGCAGACGTTGGTGTACTGGCGGACGGCGCACCTTTCGGCTTCCACCAATACCTTCAATATCCCCTGGACGTCGTGCGGTTCTTTGGTCAAATAGGCCGGCGGGCAGCCGGACACGTCGTGGAACTCCTTCATGTCGCGGGGGAGCGCGCCGCCCAGTTCGTAGATGCGGGGAATGAGCGCCTCGAAGTGGTTCCGGTCCTCTACGCGGGCGACCTCGGCGATTTCCTTGACGGTCTCGCCGTCGAGGCCGATGAGGTTGCAGCGGAGGATGGTGTAATAGTAATACGTCGTCAGCTCGGCGGCGGCGTTCTTGACGAGCAACTCCACCAGCGCGTCCACGTCGACGCCGGCCTTCGCGACCATCTCGCGTGTTACTTTAGCCACGTATTCACCCCCTTTCGAATCAAATAACCCCGTACCAATTAAGCAATATTATTTTTAGCGTCGGGAATATAGCTCAAACCCGCGGCGGCTTCAAGGGTTAAATCGGAGCTGCGGCTAACCAACTCCCCACGTACTCCACCCGCTCCGCAAGTTCGAGCGACGGCGGCGGCTCGAGCACTTCCCATTTACCCCCGAGGCGCAGCTCCCGGGCCGTCAACTCGAAATGGCAGCACGCTATTCCCATATCCAAGCGCTGAAGGTCGCCGCCGGGGGCGTTGATGAGCTTGCTGTTGTAGCCGGGCGTCCGGCGTATGAAGAGGTGGAAGACGTCGCCCGGGCCCCGCACCACGCGCCACGGCTGGCGGTTGGAGGCCGAGGGCCCCAGCCGCACCATCTCCAAAACGTCGGCGTAGGAGCCCGCGGCCTCGCGGCTTAGCGGCCTGCCGAACACGCCGTCGAAGAAGAGCTCCCCCCACGGCTTGCGCTTCTTGGACCGCGCAAAGAAGCGCGTCACGCCGTCCACCGCCGTCCGCCGCGCGGCGACGTACCCGACGGGGCTTACCGCCGGCAGGATTTCGTTTTTTCCTAAATTAATAGCCCGGGCGAAGCCGGAGCGGTTGAACGACGCGCCGAGCCAGCAGGTCCCGAGCCCCAGCGCCGTGGCGTGGAGGACGGCGCGCTCGAAGGCGTAGCCGTAGTCCTCCATATCCATAGGCCGCCGCCCGACGGCGCCGGCGAGGAACGTCCGCGCGCCCCGGACGATCCCGTACGTCCCGAGCGCTTTGAGTTCGGCGCGGTCGCCCTCGGAGGCTTCCACCAACTGGAGGCGGACGCCGCCGCCGAACGGCCCGGCCTCGAGCGCGGCGGTAAACTCCTCGAGGCGCGCGCGGTCCGCCGGCTCGAGGGGCCGGCCGTCGTAGCTGCGCCACGACGAGCGCGCCCTTATGACGTCCGCGATGGCCGGTTCGCCCGCCATCGCGACTACGTCGACCTATCCTCGCCGGCCTTCGTCAATTCTTTGAGCGGAATTACGACGACGCCGCGGCCGTCGCATTTTCTGGATAACGACGACGCCGGGCCGCCGCGCCGTTTTAACTCGGTTACGTATATAACTTCCTCGCCGTCCTCGAGGCGAATCCGACACGACGACGGCCTGCCGTCGTAGCTGCGCCACGACGAGCGCGCCCTTATGACGTCCGCGATGGCTGGTTCGTCCGCCATCGCGGCTACGTCGACCTATCCTCGCCGGCCTTCGTCAACTCTTTGAGGGGAATTACGACGACGCCGCGGCCGTCGCATTTTCTGGATAACGACGACGCCGGGCCGCCGCGCCGTTTTAACTCCGTAACGTAAATAACCTCTTCGCCGTCCTCGAGGCGAATCCGACACGACGACGGCCTGCCGCAGCCGTTTACCTTGTACCTCGTAAGCTCCCCCGCCTCGGCGTCATAG
This DNA window, taken from bacterium, encodes the following:
- a CDS encoding nitroreductase family protein: MAGEPAIADVIRARSSWRSYDGRPLEPADRARLEEFTAALEAGPFGGGVRLQLVEASEGDRAELKALGTYGIVRGARTFLAGAVGRRPMDMEDYGYAFERAVLHATALGLGTCWLGASFNRSGFARAINLGKNEILPAVSPVGYVAARRTAVDGVTRFFARSKKRKPWGELFFDGVFGRPLSREAAGSYADVLEMVRLGPSASNRQPWRVVRGPGDVFHLFIRRTPGYNSKLINAPGGDLQRLDMGIACCHFELTARELRLGGKWEVLEPPPSLELAERVEYVGSWLAAAPI
- the dps gene encoding DNA protection during starvation protein, whose translation is MAKVTREMVAKAGVDVDALVELLVKNAAAELTTYYYYTILRCNLIGLDGETVKEIAEVARVEDRNHFEALIPRIYELGGALPRDMKEFHDVSGCPPAYLTKEPHDVQGILKVLVEAERCAVRQYTNVCNLTAGKDHRTYDLSLAILNEEIEHESWFSEFLGEGPSGHFMRRGDSSPFVSKFLK